The following proteins are encoded in a genomic region of Acidobacteriota bacterium:
- a CDS encoding tetratricopeptide repeat protein encodes MPTNIKTMAPARASLLFAGVGEYYVDNNDLENSLKFFRESVDLDAANVKAKEGLSEVLAAKGNELLLADKAGTAKGYFLEAIKTNPKNSAAYFGLGEVYSELDQSKEAIKSFEAALANNPKLTEIFVPLGILYFQTGEIAKADEMLTKAMANASESAETQIFLGSIRLSQNRNQDALAAFQQAKALDPTNADVFFQSGEAYVRLDREKDAIAEYQKAVELKPNYLEAWIGLADAYYELNNYVEAVKAYTQARKLKNDNVDVLVGLGDSQRMSSDFNGAAGSYNQAITFITRDPNFDKNEAADIYSKLGYVIGQQCQINLRQAKACAWPQAIRALEKSVEFGSGNTADFANLGWAYYNAARVDGYEKRESDKQTKLALAKAMLEKAIDANPAYVEGPLLNLGMTLTDLGDFAGAVNALSKVIAKQPKWVFALNELGIAYRQQKNYKEAINYFKKAVDRDENFAAAHYNLGETEYRNGNTANAKKCYEKLVKLGRGDLAAQLELISNGAVRK; translated from the coding sequence ATGCCGACGAACATAAAGACAATGGCTCCGGCAAGGGCCTCACTGCTGTTCGCGGGTGTTGGTGAGTATTATGTCGATAATAATGACCTTGAGAACTCGCTGAAATTTTTCCGTGAATCTGTTGACCTCGACGCAGCAAATGTAAAGGCTAAGGAAGGCTTGAGCGAGGTTCTTGCTGCTAAGGGAAATGAACTGCTATTGGCCGACAAGGCTGGCACCGCTAAGGGTTATTTCCTTGAGGCGATCAAGACCAATCCCAAGAACTCGGCCGCTTATTTCGGCCTCGGCGAGGTTTATTCGGAACTAGACCAATCGAAAGAGGCGATCAAGAGTTTCGAGGCTGCATTGGCGAATAACCCAAAACTGACTGAAATATTTGTGCCGCTGGGCATTCTTTATTTTCAAACCGGAGAGATTGCCAAGGCTGATGAAATGCTGACAAAGGCGATGGCAAATGCCTCCGAATCCGCTGAAACACAAATATTCCTCGGATCGATTAGACTGTCGCAAAACCGGAATCAGGACGCTCTTGCCGCATTCCAGCAGGCCAAGGCTCTCGATCCTACCAATGCCGACGTTTTCTTTCAATCAGGTGAGGCTTATGTTCGGTTGGACCGGGAAAAGGATGCGATCGCTGAATATCAAAAAGCCGTCGAGCTGAAGCCGAATTACCTAGAGGCATGGATAGGTCTTGCGGACGCATACTATGAACTCAACAATTATGTCGAAGCCGTCAAGGCCTATACCCAGGCCAGAAAGCTGAAAAATGATAACGTTGACGTCCTGGTCGGACTCGGCGACTCTCAGCGAATGTCGAGCGATTTCAACGGTGCCGCCGGAAGCTATAATCAGGCGATTACCTTCATCACCCGCGATCCGAATTTTGACAAGAACGAGGCTGCCGATATTTATAGCAAGTTAGGATATGTGATCGGCCAGCAATGTCAGATAAATCTTAGGCAGGCAAAGGCATGTGCTTGGCCGCAGGCGATCAGAGCATTGGAGAAGTCGGTCGAATTTGGCAGCGGTAACACTGCGGATTTTGCCAACCTCGGTTGGGCATATTACAACGCAGCTCGCGTAGACGGTTACGAAAAGCGTGAATCGGACAAACAGACAAAGCTCGCATTAGCGAAGGCAATGCTCGAAAAAGCTATTGACGCCAATCCGGCGTACGTCGAGGGGCCTTTGCTTAATCTAGGTATGACTTTGACCGACCTTGGTGACTTTGCGGGTGCGGTGAATGCACTCTCAAAAGTGATCGCCAAACAGCCGAAATGGGTGTTTGCACTCAATGAACTTGGAATCGCGTATCGACAGCAAAAGAACTACAAGGAAGCGATAAACTACTTTAAGAAGGCCGTTGACCGAGACGAAAACTTTGCGGCCGCTCACTATAATCTCGGCGAAACGGAATATCGAAACGGTAACACCGCAAATGCCAAAAAATGCTACGAGAAGCTCGTGAAACTTGGCCGCGGAGATCTGGCCGCGCAGCTCGAATTAATTTCCAACGGAGCGGTTCGCAAATAA
- a CDS encoding integration host factor subunit beta, producing MTKADLVEKVAKEADMTKKDAEQLVEIIFDSITGSLNKGEKIELRGFGSFRVRERNSRKGRNPKTGEAVEIPAKCVAYFKPGKELKEMINNI from the coding sequence ATGACAAAAGCTGATCTGGTTGAAAAAGTCGCGAAAGAAGCGGATATGACCAAAAAAGATGCGGAACAACTCGTCGAGATCATTTTCGATAGTATCACCGGTTCATTGAATAAGGGTGAGAAGATAGAACTTCGCGGTTTTGGCAGTTTTCGCGTCCGTGAACGCAATTCGCGAAAGGGCCGCAATCCGAAGACCGGTGAAGCTGTCGAAATTCCGGCAAAATGTGTTGCATATTTTAAGCCCGGCAAAGAGCTTAAGGAAATGATCAACAATATCTAG
- a CDS encoding HIT domain-containing protein, with protein sequence MDVLWSPWRYDYITASNDANKGGCVFCGILNNSASDEENFILHRAEFNFVILNIYPYTSGHLMVLPYEHIASPADAGKATTDEMMDLVKHAAAAISDIYHSDGINMGMNLGRAAGAGVADHYHMHILPRWVGDSNFMTAIGQTRTIPETLQSTYDKLQGQF encoded by the coding sequence GTGGATGTACTCTGGAGTCCGTGGCGGTATGATTACATAACAGCGAGCAATGACGCCAACAAAGGCGGATGTGTTTTTTGTGGTATCTTGAACAACTCGGCCAGTGATGAAGAGAATTTTATTCTTCATCGGGCCGAGTTTAATTTTGTCATTCTCAACATTTATCCCTACACATCAGGACATCTGATGGTGCTCCCGTACGAACACATTGCATCGCCCGCGGACGCCGGCAAAGCGACCACCGACGAGATGATGGACCTCGTCAAGCATGCGGCCGCTGCAATAAGCGACATCTACCATTCTGATGGGATCAATATGGGAATGAACCTCGGCCGAGCTGCAGGCGCCGGTGTCGCTGACCATTATCACATGCATATCCTGCCGCGTTGGGTCGGCGATTCCAATTTCATGACCGCCATCGGCCAAACCCGGACGATCCCGGAAACGCTACAATCTACATACGACAAGCTGCAGGGACAATTTTAA
- a CDS encoding HDIG domain-containing protein: MSKRIKDLKSPAARWWEKVFAAAAKPFSVLSDEHKFWLGFTVLCLVTTLLIQNPLWNSSNETTYKEGDIARASITSPADIYFIDPEEAERKIAEARASVRPIFRFESNKAEQAVRSFVSAWEKLQRHGSELTEGKQANTDSKSETHWSGAGGPEVGKVLASRNFSRNETDAVQSALRESSEGYIYDDSEKQYLQNEVIVFDRSKPGQQASVSMPETNWTTLSTARDKLKTKIAGVKSFSLKESEAFYTATEILLEPSISFDSVATEAARQTAIDSAQLPNVTLKRGEKIVNEGEKITVQMLSQIAAVRNYSNSNRQLNRFFGLLVLISALFWVSWKFIQNRGIVPRLALSPRKTFALLGFVVIVQTGVVAALFRLAEFTALQNEKAPLNDPMIWAFAIPFATGSLLMTLLADRPTALFTGLLNALIAGFLAPRGLEFAVFAAIVSSIAVYGIGRYRNRQTVTIAGALVGVGGAGLAISLIAFTQQPIILNTILLSIACGLASGIITAAVTSVLLPICENTFGILTDVKLLELSNADLPVLGQLALRAPGTNQHSHAVGQLAEEACRVVGGNGLLARIGALYHDIGKTAAPEHFVENQLSKNPHDRLKPTQSAKIIISHVTYGTKLAKEMGLPQRIIDFIPQHHGTRTLHYFLKKAQAEARDESEISENDFRYPGPKPQFKEAAIMMIADSCEAAARSLAEPNPENIRFIVTKIIDAILADDQLGECDLTLRELTQIRESMIKSLVAIYHSRVDYPGYIPPNSGQFNFAGSEIEKEERIAKYSNPADIPISPGGEIEDEAIDRTHEPEKAEANAK; this comes from the coding sequence ATGAGTAAACGGATCAAAGATCTGAAATCGCCCGCTGCACGCTGGTGGGAAAAGGTATTTGCGGCGGCCGCAAAACCGTTTTCGGTGCTTTCCGACGAGCATAAATTCTGGCTCGGATTTACGGTCCTTTGCCTTGTCACGACGCTTCTGATCCAAAATCCGTTGTGGAACTCGTCAAACGAAACCACTTACAAAGAAGGCGACATTGCACGCGCAAGCATCACATCGCCTGCGGACATCTATTTCATAGATCCGGAGGAAGCGGAACGAAAAATTGCGGAGGCGAGAGCCAGCGTAAGGCCGATCTTCCGCTTCGAGTCCAACAAAGCTGAACAAGCAGTACGCAGTTTTGTTTCGGCGTGGGAGAAACTCCAGCGGCACGGCAGCGAGCTTACGGAAGGCAAGCAGGCGAACACTGATTCAAAGAGCGAGACCCATTGGAGCGGCGCCGGCGGACCTGAGGTTGGCAAAGTTCTGGCTTCGCGTAATTTCAGCCGCAACGAAACCGATGCAGTCCAAAGTGCACTTCGCGAAAGCAGCGAAGGTTATATTTATGACGATTCGGAAAAGCAATACCTTCAGAATGAGGTGATCGTATTTGACCGCTCAAAGCCCGGCCAGCAAGCTTCCGTTTCGATGCCTGAAACCAATTGGACCACGCTTTCTACCGCACGTGACAAACTGAAGACCAAGATCGCCGGCGTGAAGAGCTTTTCGCTAAAAGAATCAGAAGCATTTTACACGGCCACGGAGATCCTTCTCGAGCCGAGCATTTCGTTCGACAGCGTCGCTACGGAGGCGGCACGACAAACTGCGATCGATAGTGCCCAACTACCCAACGTCACTCTAAAACGCGGCGAAAAGATCGTGAATGAAGGTGAAAAGATCACGGTGCAGATGCTGTCTCAGATCGCTGCGGTTCGCAATTACAGCAACTCGAATCGGCAGTTGAACCGTTTTTTTGGACTTTTAGTGTTGATCTCTGCGTTGTTCTGGGTATCGTGGAAATTTATCCAGAATCGCGGCATTGTTCCGCGTCTCGCTTTGTCGCCGCGAAAGACATTTGCACTCCTCGGGTTTGTCGTGATCGTGCAGACCGGAGTGGTCGCGGCGTTGTTCAGGCTTGCTGAGTTCACGGCCTTGCAGAATGAAAAGGCACCACTCAATGATCCGATGATATGGGCGTTTGCCATTCCGTTTGCGACCGGCAGTTTGCTGATGACGCTCCTTGCCGACCGGCCGACAGCTTTGTTTACGGGACTCTTGAATGCGCTGATCGCCGGTTTCTTGGCTCCGCGAGGTCTCGAATTTGCGGTATTTGCAGCTATCGTGTCATCGATCGCCGTATACGGGATTGGGCGATACCGCAATCGGCAAACAGTGACGATCGCAGGTGCTTTGGTCGGAGTCGGCGGCGCGGGACTTGCGATCTCGTTGATCGCATTTACGCAGCAGCCGATCATCTTGAATACGATATTGCTGTCGATCGCGTGCGGACTTGCCAGCGGCATTATAACGGCAGCGGTTACATCTGTCCTTCTGCCGATATGTGAGAATACATTCGGTATACTGACCGACGTTAAACTGCTAGAACTTTCAAACGCCGATCTTCCGGTCCTCGGTCAACTCGCCCTGCGTGCTCCGGGAACGAATCAGCACTCGCATGCCGTCGGACAATTGGCCGAAGAAGCCTGCCGCGTCGTCGGAGGAAACGGATTGTTGGCTCGTATCGGTGCCCTTTATCACGACATCGGAAAGACAGCGGCTCCGGAGCATTTCGTTGAAAATCAATTATCGAAGAATCCGCACGACCGCCTCAAACCGACGCAGAGTGCGAAGATAATCATCAGCCACGTAACCTACGGTACAAAGCTCGCTAAGGAAATGGGGTTGCCGCAGCGGATAATCGATTTTATTCCACAGCATCACGGCACACGCACACTTCATTATTTCCTTAAGAAAGCTCAAGCTGAGGCTCGCGACGAATCGGAAATATCGGAAAACGACTTTCGCTATCCCGGCCCAAAGCCTCAATTCAAAGAAGCTGCGATTATGATGATCGCGGATTCTTGCGAAGCGGCAGCCCGCTCTCTCGCTGAGCCGAATCCCGAAAATATTCGATTCATCGTAACCAAGATAATCGATGCGATCCTCGCTGACGATCAACTTGGTGAATGCGACCTGACGCTCAGGGAACTAACCCAGATCCGCGAATCTATGATCAAATCGCTCGTTGCGATCTATCATTCACGAGTCGATTATCCCGGTTATATTCCGCCTAATTCGGGCCAGTTTAATTTTGCCGGCAGTGAAATTGAAAAAGAAGAACGTATCGCCAAATACTCGAATCCGGCTGACATACCGATCAGTCCCGGCGGCGAGATCGAGGACGAGGCGATCGACCGGACCCATGAACCTGAAAAGGCAGAGGCAAATGCTAAGTAG
- a CDS encoding class I SAM-dependent methyltransferase, giving the protein MSDFDQRIAALDTGLFEKITSQSTDTDKQTLLACQLAVRELKSSFSYLEIGSYLGGSIQPYILDVKCARVYSIDKRPETQPDARGYDWVYQNNSTQRMLELLKEVGPTDKVTTIDGDTIEIKPTQVDEKIDLCFIDGEHTDEAVLRDFRFCLDVLAENGAIMFHDSQITYNGIAASVKYLEDNARPFRAYSLPNFAFVIEIGDFPIHKNERVMERLVNNYQSFLPSLQYNDNYRRFSTRFPFGMIRRTLIKVRRSNVSQ; this is encoded by the coding sequence ATGAGTGATTTTGATCAGCGGATCGCGGCCCTCGACACGGGGCTCTTTGAGAAGATAACGAGCCAATCTACTGATACGGACAAACAGACGTTGCTCGCATGCCAACTCGCCGTTCGTGAATTAAAAAGTAGTTTTAGTTACCTGGAGATAGGTTCATATCTCGGCGGCAGCATTCAGCCGTACATACTTGACGTAAAATGCGCACGAGTATATTCGATCGACAAACGTCCTGAAACACAGCCTGACGCCCGCGGTTACGATTGGGTCTATCAGAATAATTCAACACAGCGGATGCTTGAATTGCTGAAAGAGGTTGGTCCGACTGATAAAGTGACAACCATCGACGGCGACACGATCGAGATAAAACCAACACAAGTAGATGAAAAGATCGACCTTTGTTTCATCGACGGCGAACATACCGACGAAGCTGTCCTCCGTGATTTCCGTTTTTGTCTGGATGTCCTTGCCGAAAACGGGGCGATCATGTTTCACGACTCGCAGATAACATATAACGGGATCGCGGCGTCCGTAAAGTATCTTGAGGACAATGCCCGGCCGTTTCGAGCATATTCACTGCCGAATTTCGCATTCGTTATTGAGATTGGAGATTTTCCGATTCATAAGAATGAACGTGTTATGGAGCGACTTGTCAATAACTATCAGAGTTTCTTGCCTTCTCTTCAATACAACGATAATTACAGGCGATTTTCGACACGATTTCCATTTGGAATGATCCGTCGGACGTTGATCAAGGTTAGGCGGTCGAATGTGAGTCAGTAG
- a CDS encoding 30S ribosomal protein S1 produces the protein MTNEVTQEVEESTVTDTTTENTANATETLAEAQSAPAVALDDAQGSGDIDFGAILEQFEQEQTVFHTGELVEGKVVGVSDRGILIDFGYKSEGIAPVEDFTGEDGQLSVAVGDDVEVVLKSMHSGDGPPVLSRVDALGRKAWDDIEKAFNEEATVKGIVVDKTKGGLRVDINGVEAFLPGSQIDSRPIYSLDQYKGQEIEAKIIKFSRRRNNIVLSRKVLTDEVVNAQKAETMSKIDVGYVIEGTIKNLTEYGAFVDIGGIDGLLHVTDMSWGRLHHPGDMFKVNDHIQVKVLKLERERDKISLGYKQLQPDPWSTVIEVYPVNTKLKGKVSSVTEYGVFVELEAGVEGLVHVSEISWSRRSQSPKRLFNRGDEVEVQVLGVDTVEKRISLGMKQFQENPWANVDQRYPIGTKIHGRVRNITDFGAFVELEEGIDGLVHVSDITWAKKIKHPKDVLKKDQEVDAIVTSIDKQNQRLSLSMKDLTPSAWEGFVATHRAGDTVRGKVTRFTNFGVFVELGEGLEGLCHISELSDDRVDRPESVAEMGQEMDFRILRIDQADQKIGLSHRAVGKEDEPIVDSRIYSSEAKGGMASLGELAKLNFGGAAEEAPAEIDPEEKKRAKAEAKKIKAEEFAAKEAEAAAAAEIAAQEPAPEAQAEEIADSETAETEESTAAETETVDTATDEAPETAAIEEVAVEETVAEPEAAVAEEIAAEDVAAAEVVAEPEAAVAEEAAAEEAVAEPEASVAEEVAAEEAPAEETTEEETEKQSA, from the coding sequence ATGACAAACGAGGTTACACAGGAAGTCGAAGAATCAACCGTCACTGATACTACGACTGAGAATACGGCGAACGCGACGGAAACATTGGCAGAAGCGCAATCAGCTCCGGCTGTTGCATTGGACGACGCTCAGGGCTCAGGAGACATCGATTTTGGTGCCATCCTGGAGCAGTTTGAGCAGGAGCAGACGGTATTTCATACGGGCGAACTTGTCGAAGGCAAGGTTGTCGGCGTGTCAGACCGCGGCATCCTGATCGACTTCGGCTACAAGAGCGAAGGCATCGCACCGGTCGAAGATTTCACCGGCGAAGATGGCCAACTCTCAGTCGCTGTGGGCGATGACGTCGAGGTCGTGCTCAAGAGCATGCACTCAGGCGACGGGCCGCCCGTCCTCTCTCGCGTCGATGCACTTGGCCGAAAGGCTTGGGATGACATCGAAAAAGCGTTCAATGAAGAGGCTACTGTCAAAGGTATTGTCGTCGACAAGACCAAAGGCGGTCTTCGCGTCGATATCAACGGAGTTGAAGCATTTTTGCCCGGCTCGCAGATCGATTCGCGTCCGATCTACAGCCTTGACCAGTACAAAGGCCAAGAGATCGAAGCCAAGATCATTAAATTCAGCCGCCGCCGTAACAACATCGTCCTGTCCCGAAAGGTATTGACCGACGAGGTCGTCAACGCTCAAAAGGCGGAAACGATGTCGAAGATCGATGTCGGCTACGTCATCGAAGGCACGATCAAGAACCTCACCGAATACGGTGCATTCGTCGATATCGGCGGCATCGACGGCCTGCTGCACGTCACAGATATGTCCTGGGGACGCCTCCACCATCCGGGCGACATGTTCAAGGTCAATGACCACATTCAAGTCAAGGTTCTCAAGTTGGAACGCGAACGCGACAAGATCTCGCTCGGTTACAAACAGCTTCAGCCCGATCCTTGGTCAACGGTGATCGAAGTTTATCCGGTCAACACAAAGCTTAAGGGCAAGGTTTCGTCCGTAACCGAATACGGTGTTTTTGTTGAACTCGAGGCCGGAGTCGAAGGACTCGTCCACGTTTCTGAAATATCGTGGTCACGACGATCGCAGAGCCCGAAACGACTGTTCAATCGCGGTGACGAGGTCGAAGTTCAAGTGCTTGGCGTCGATACTGTCGAAAAACGTATCAGCCTCGGAATGAAACAATTCCAGGAAAATCCCTGGGCGAATGTCGACCAGCGTTATCCGATCGGCACCAAGATCCACGGCCGCGTCCGCAACATTACTGATTTCGGTGCATTTGTCGAACTCGAAGAAGGTATCGACGGGCTCGTTCACGTATCGGATATCACGTGGGCCAAAAAGATCAAGCACCCGAAAGACGTGCTCAAGAAAGACCAGGAAGTTGATGCCATCGTGACCAGCATCGACAAACAGAATCAGCGTTTGTCGCTCTCGATGAAGGATCTCACGCCGAGTGCATGGGAAGGATTTGTCGCGACACATCGTGCGGGCGACACTGTCCGCGGCAAGGTCACGCGATTTACGAACTTCGGGGTGTTTGTCGAACTGGGCGAAGGACTCGAAGGGCTTTGTCACATCTCAGAGCTTTCTGATGATCGTGTCGATCGCCCAGAGTCGGTTGCCGAAATGGGACAGGAAATGGATTTCCGCATTCTGCGCATCGACCAGGCTGACCAGAAAATAGGCCTTTCACATCGTGCTGTTGGTAAGGAAGACGAGCCGATCGTCGATTCACGCATCTATTCATCCGAAGCGAAAGGCGGTATGGCCAGTTTGGGCGAGCTTGCTAAGTTGAACTTTGGCGGTGCAGCCGAAGAGGCTCCGGCGGAGATCGATCCTGAAGAAAAGAAACGGGCAAAGGCCGAGGCCAAAAAGATCAAGGCTGAGGAATTTGCAGCGAAAGAAGCTGAGGCTGCCGCGGCTGCCGAAATTGCAGCCCAGGAGCCCGCACCTGAGGCTCAGGCTGAAGAAATTGCGGATTCAGAAACGGCTGAAACGGAAGAAAGCACGGCTGCGGAAACCGAAACGGTGGATACTGCGACCGACGAAGCTCCGGAAACAGCAGCTATCGAAGAAGTTGCTGTTGAGGAAACAGTCGCTGAGCCCGAAGCGGCTGTCGCTGAAGAAATCGCCGCTGAAGACGTTGCCGCTGCGGAAGTAGTCGCTGAGCCCGAAGCGGCTGTCGCTGAAGAAGCCGCCGCTGAAGAAGCAGTCGCTGAACCTGAAGCTTCTGTCGCCGAAGAAGTCGCTGCTGAAGAAGCTCCGGCCGAGGAAACCACCGAAGAGGAAACTGAAAAACAGTCGGCCTAA